acaatttatttacatatatatctttaaaaacttaaatactTCTCATTAATCTTTTTGGCCCTgaagttgtcggtgccatatagttttacccttgtccgaaaTTCCGAAATTCTGTAAGTTTCGATCCGCCACgctaatttttgttgaaataacaggctttggactttgataaataattgataatcacagttatacagatttTGTGTACatatgtgttattaaaattgcagatttttcaactttttgggaCAGGGCCATTcttgttgctttgacacatctagttttttttgtatatcaatgtttgtattgtattatgaaaattattgatgttgtaatgtttTTGCACTTTGGGGTCCATAattattggaaataaaatatcttcttCTTCTATACTAACAATGTATATACAGTTTAAATACAACTTAATAAAAGTTCATCAAGATTGTTTGTATTAAAGTAGCGGTAAATTGATCAATGTCAggatgttgttaaaaaaatatgtaaatcactgataaaaaaaaactgtacatGTATCAAGCCTTAGGCCATGCAAACATAGTAATAGTATTGGATGCCACTAATTGCCAGCTGGCCTTTCATCTTTTAAACAGATGAAAAAAGCTACTctcttaaaaagaaaatgacaatgaatTATCCTTAGTGCTTATCTGGTAAGACAGCCACAATCTTAATGTTTGGAGctagagttatctctctttgtacatacatgtatgttataagTTTGACCACAAGTAAAACAATTAAGTCAATGATCAGCAGCTCTTGACCAGGGATCTCCATACTTCAGAATTATAGGGAGAAGTGAAGACCCAACAGGGGAACTTCAAGGAAAATTGAAGTATCCCTCACATTAAAACTGTTAAAAGAATTAAATTCTCCAAGTACCTACTGTATacctatttattattttaaaagcaaCTTGCATGACAACTGATGACAACTGATAAGTTTGTATTGCTTTGTCTCGTCATGATTGTGGCCTGAATCACTTTTATACCTATAGACACAAATTGTCAAAAGAAATAAGAGCTACAATTCTGCATTGgtcaaattttgtataaaagttGTATAGATATGAAGTCTAAATCTAACATCCACAAAGGCATATTAAGGGTACTTAAAGTACAGGTATGATCTGACATGAACTAAAAGCTGTTCCAGATTTTTATAGGTTTCTCTGATTACTGTAATGAATATCATACTATATCATTTGCAAATCATCTCTAGATTATAGTGGATGTTGCCCATCAGAACCCCTGTCTCATTAGAATAAGAGACCAAACTAAGCCTATGAAATGACTTCTTTACATTGCAGGTatgattcaacattttttttaatcattagattttaattttaacatttccaaaaaaaatcttcagGGATGCATGATTTCAGAAGAAAAAATGTATAGAGCTTCTCCGTAATTATATATGTCttataatattatacatttttgtcattactttttgaaaaaaaatcaagcttTTTAATTACTGTTCAATAACATCAGCATTACATGACAATCTTTTTAAGGAATGTAATGAAATAATGTTCCAAAAAACTTTTCTGagccttttatatatatatacactaaatacatgaatagtGTATGCCTATACATAGGAAGGCTGCATGAGGCACGAAGGTTAAATGCTTAGTTTATCTGTATATTGTggttttaactttatacaaaagttaaatcattataaatatattttgtattaaaagagATATGAAATTGAATGGAAAGTTCTATTGTTTTCTTAACagaaaatcattttatatttccaGTAAACAATTGACACTATGGGGTCTCCAGCCTCAGATGATGAGGAACCCGAAATACCAACCAAGGTACATGTACCACACCACTTGTCAGAACATTTGAAAGTTCAATCAACGGGAGAATCAATCAAATCAGATAAACGGCCAAAATCTGCAGATGCTGCTACTAGAACTGTTGATTCCACACAAAATAGTACACAAGATTTACAACATCAATACCCTCTATCAAATCAAGCAAGACGATCTTCCCTCCCACCTGGATTATTAGAAAGTGGAGAGATAAATAGTTTATGTGGACAAATGTTACGATACATGGGTGATGAGCAATATTCTATGGCTTGTAGTCGGCATTTAAGATGTATGGGCGACCAGTTATGCTACAATTACTTCATTAGAAATGTAATCAGAAGTTCAGGAGAGTTTCAGCACCAGAATCAAAATTCTCATGCTTTGACAAATTCCAATTCTACACCAAATTTATCAAAGCATTGAAAACAACTATTTGGATGCCAGTTATGAACATGTACTCAGTATCTATACCCTTTATGTAAAGTTTCGTTGGTGTATTCAAGCGTATCAGCATGAAAAGTAGTTTTTTTGGAACATGATTAGACCAGAAAAATGTACTGTGTCTACTAAAATAAATAGTGGGATAACATCCTTGAAATATATAAAGGTTCAGGATTTAACACGTATGTTTGCACATTAGTTACtgagaaaagttgaaaatcatGCAATTACCACacccttataaaaaaaaacctgggTAGAacactgacatttttttttaaataacatgtataaaattaaattaaagatataaacaaaGTCAGTCAGAGACCATATTAAacagtaaatattatttttggtcTGATAAAATTAAAGCAggatgacttttaaaattgtcCAAATGGTTTCACACATAAGTTTTAAAGCAGCATGAATGTTTATGATGTGTATTGATGGAtaaatgagttaaaaaaaatgtaccttctttttttaaattctattggCATTTGGTGTGAAAATTCTTAAAGCGAGCATTATTTTTACAGGTGCTTATGTTGAATTTAACTCCTTTTCTACCTCAACATCTTTAAGAgcctttaaaaaatgaaacctTTACAAATGAAAGTCCATATCATTGTTTAcaatgggagacaactcaaTCATAATTTAGGTGTATTAAGTAACTTATTCTAACATATCATAgattatatgtataaaatatcaaaaaaattgttgtatCTCAATCTGTCCAAAAAATAgagacattttatatataaaacttatgtaaaatatgtaaacatttacTATAAcatgttgttaatttttaaacgAATATGTACatactatttcaatttttgcatttatatgtaaatgtaatatatatatatagattgttattattaaattatttaaaaatgaaattattcacTTTATATTCAGAATGACTTTGAAGAATATCAATTCAAGGATAAaaggaaatagaaaaaaaatgtgacatttGCACAGATTTGATATCTAAGCTTGTGACATTTGCAGAGATTTGAGGATTAAAATTTTTATGCCTCTGttgtcaacatttcggtgttgacatgaatatcaataatgttggtcatttttttaaatttcctgtttgcaaaactttaaatttttcaaataactaaggattttcttatcccaggcaccttagccgtatttggcacaaccttttggaattttggatcctcaatgctcttcaactttgtacttgtttggctttataaatattttgatatcactgatgagtcttatgcggacgaaacgtgcgtctggcttacttaattataatcctggtacttttgataactagtaacacaattcacattttatcttttcatcttttttttttgggggggagaGCGGGGTTAATTTTGAATGAAGCCATGTCAATACCATTAAGAAAGCTTTGCTACTTACAACAAACACcgcaaataaaggcaatagtagcaTACCACTGTTCAAATTGACAGTAGTCATAATTTGAAATGCcaaaaactaaaaccgagggaaacacataaaCTATTATGAGGGATTTTcaaatcttataaatcataaacGTTTGGTTCAGAAAGAGCAAGCCAAAGTGAACAAAGTACATGTACTAAGGTATGGTTAGAGCAAAATCATTGAGACAAGGTTAACAAACTACATGAAGGTAGGGTTAGAGCATAACCATTGAGACAAGGTTAACAAAGTACATGTAGGTATGGTTAGAGCAAAACCATCAAGacaacattatacatgtatgctctCCTAATGAGCACTCATGGTTTGCCAGTGGCAAACTGGGAAACCATTTGGGAAAGAAATATGATCACCTAGAGTTATTCCTCAGATGGTACAGCCAATACTACATCAGTTTGGCTGCTTGGAATGTGTGATGCATTGTATGGATAGTGCGTCACTGTAATGCACTCTGTATGCTCAAAGACCatttctattctattctattctaccATATAGTGACCGCCTTCAACAAATTGAAGATTATGTCACAGGAGGAAACTTACAACAATTAAGACATAGATTGAAAAGATGtacaatctttttaaaaatattaaaaattaaaaatataaaatgttttgtataataaagtAAGATGTTGTAATTGAGTTAATATTGATGCTTTGAAATTGAAGATTTGAAAGAGTCTACTGAAGTGCAATTTACAATGTTATCGGGTAGTTTGTTCCAGTCAGTAATAGTTATTGGAAAATATGATTCTGTTCTGTACTGTGTTTTGCAGGATGGAATTTGGAAGCTGTTCGAATTAGAAtgtcttgtttgtcttttttgtggaattaatttattatttttaggaaTTGCAACCTTTTCGTGTTCAATTTTGTAAAGCATTACCAATCTGGAGTATTTTCTTCTGTCAGAGAGACTGTGCCATTCAAGATGTTGTAACATGTTACCAACGCTTGAGGTGTTTCTGTATTTATTGGTAACAAAACGTGCAGCCCTCTTTGAACTTTTTCAATGCTATCTATGTCTTGTTGTAAGTATGGATCCCAAACAGAGCAAGCATACTCTAGTGATGGTCTTACTAGGGACTTATATGCTTGCTCTTTAATGGATGTTGAACTTATGTTCAGGTTCCTCCTTAGAAAGCCTAGTGTGCTTTCAACAGCAATCTGAAGGGAGGGTAACATTCCCTTTTTATTGTGACAAGTTCTCTTGcatgaatatgcatgaagtatttaaaagattttattaaagcAGATTTGCGGACTCGTCTGCAGTGACTTAGGGTATGATATTGCAAAGATAACAAACACACGAAAATTAGTAGGCCTGAATGTTTTACAATGAAGATAAGAAAGAAAGACATGTAAGGTTAATGATTTGAAGCGAACTATTCTATCTAACAGAATGGGACATGTTGCAaattgttgtcttatttttaaggtttgtattattttcaaatcgGTGCATAAATGGTGTAGCAATCTCAAGGACAAccaatggaagtttttaacaaccttgactggctatacagcccttcaCGGTCGGTAAAATATCGTTATATGAATTTTTTACGCAAATAGATATTATGTTACTTTATAACCATATGCGATGTCGTCGTCGTCTTCTGAAACTATTAAGAccaatttcaaacaaattttatgtGAAAGATCAGTATGGTATTTTATAGTAAAAAGGTGTTTTTTCTCATGACACAATAAAACCAAGAGATAAATTGCAACAAATTGTTTACTACTTAGTATATTGATGAATAGGTAGTAAAATTATTCGGAATATCGATCAAGATCTAGCGACTTCCCAATTCCCATATGACTTGTATGCCCCAACTACGCTAGTTGTCTGGTCTGTTCgttgttcgttcgtccgtctgtcccgcatcaggttaaagtttttggtcaaggtagttttttgatgatgttgaggtccaatcaacttgaaactaagtacacatactccctatgatatgatctttttaattagttgttatttgctttgaactagctgttcGTAACTGCGAGTCCTCTCAGATCAGtgtttattgtctttttgttcGGTGTTGTATTTCTAATTGTATCTATCTGATGCGTTTagccttttttaactgattgtTGTAGTTTGTTCTTATGCTGTTCTGTGAAAACTCCGTCCCAGCCGTTAGTGGAGTGGCGCCTTCAAACGAGTTTAACCCTGCCGCCTTCGGTTTCATGTATGTGTCTTGTCTCAAGTCAGTGGTTATAATCGTTTATTGCTGTAAAACATATCTATTTGTCGTTCATTATTTCGGGCGTAAATTAGGCtttaagttttctcgtttatcATTACGGGGCCTTTTTTTTGCTGACTGTGCCTAAgttggaaaaaatatttcattgacaGTTTTGTAACCTCTAGTTGAAGAGATtatccaacaacaaaaattgcttgtcaacaatgaataaaaaacaaaacgttgttaatttgttatatattgtAGCATGTAATTGAGggtattaaaaaataatgtacttAAGTTCAACTTTCTGTTTCGATTACAATAAATTATCGATTGTACAATGTAATCGATAACTCAAAAATCCGAGTTATCGATTCTTAAAATTCCCAAATTTCATCAATTGATAATCGATGGCTTTTGTCAGTAATAATGCTCATCCCTGATTCAGTTTATGATAATTGACAACATCTTTAAAATTATACTTACAGATATCGGGGAACACCGTAATCtattgatttttatacgaccgcaaattggtatcacgttggctgcgtcgtctgcgtcgtcttcgtcgtccgaatacttttagtttagtttaaacacaattatttatagtggattgggaaacaagttttgcaacttatattaatccctttccactttgcgttttcgcactctaactttagtttatgtcaatagaaatctatgaaatttgaacacaaggtttatgaccacaaaataaaggttgggattgattttggaagttttggtcccaacagtttaggaataaggagTCAAAACAGGACCCAAATaggcattattcttggttttcgcacaataactttaatataagttaattgaaatcaatgaaatttaaacacaaggtttataaccacaaaaggaaggttgggatggattttgggagttgaagtcccaacagtttaggaattaggggctaaaaaggggcccaaataagcatttttcttggttttcgcaccataactttagtatcagtcaatagaaatctatgaaatttaaacacaaggtttatgaccataagaggaaggttgggattgatttcgggagttttggtcccaacgaATTGGTGGCcaaaaggggccaaaattaaactttgtttgatttcatcaaaaattgagcTGATATAccgaatctaaccgtgtatttagattcttaatttttggtcccgttttcgaattggtctacattaaggtccaaagggtccaaaattaaacttagtttgattttaacaaaaattgaattcttggggttctttgatatgctgaatctaagcatgtacttagtttttttattatgggcccagttttcaagttggtccaaatcggggtcaaaATTAAggctttgtttgatttcaacaaaaaatcaatacatggggttcttcaatattctgaatttaaccatgcatttaaaaattttaatatttaggacCGGTTATCAAATAAGttcacattgaggtctaaagggtccaaaattgaactttatttgatttcataaaaaaatgaattcttgggattctttgatatgatgaatataaccatgtatttagattttggatattggaataCCACAAAGGGATGGTAAGAATTGTCTTTGGGAGTTATGGCTCTAACCGTTTAGGAATAAGGTGCAAAACAGGGGGAGGGTTTACaggttaatggacaattacttaagtacaaaacataatttaaagcAGTGTAAGGTTGGTAATTGAAGCTCATTTTAATATCTCACCCAAACTGCtcttaaattatgtatattggaaatttgccataaacttttttattaataaatccattggaaatttgccaaaaacATTAGGTTAATGAActtcattggaaatttgccaatataaaatgttgcattggagttatctttcttattaaattatcatgactgtatgacatttatatcttatgatgtatttaaatgagtagtgaTTGTTGAAAACTCcataagaaatttgaattgagatcatttttggaataagggagAGGGGGAGGTGAAAAAAATTGgtggggttcaatttttcttatttcagatttcagaaatgaaaaaaaaaaattcttcaaatatcaaaagatttatattcaacagcatactGAATTGCtccaaagcaaaaaaaaacaaacattttaagttcattagaccacattcattctgtgtcagaaacctatgctgtgtcaactattaaatcacaatccatattcagagctgtatccagtttgaatgttgtgtccatactagccccaaccgttcagggttcgacttctgcggtcgtataaagctgcgccctgcggagcatctggttggtaAGTGTATTCctcagaatgaaaaaaaatgatatataacgattaaacaaaacaagataCGTCTCAAATGCAACTAAGTACCTATAGTGTGAACATTTATGACATCAGGACTCGAGATAATCAAGTTAATTTTGGAGAGAATCATATTAAAcagaacatttgaaaataaacgaaaaaggATATCATTGTGAGAGTTTATCCTTTAATGCGGGAACAACCTACACAATCTAAACTAAATAATGTTTCAGAATAATCCACGCACTTTCCTGAAAGGCATTCATCTCGTACCATATATATCTGATGCTGCCAGTAAGCAATACCATTATATCAACGCACACGGTTACGTAATAATTTCAACTTAGATTTTAAAATACGATTAAGTTCGCCGTTGTAGTAGATAAGAGACAAAATATACCAGACTGGggcattcaaactcataagtcaaaatTAAACTGCCAAAGTCAtgattaaaaaagacaaacagacaatcaaaagtacacaaacacgacatataaaattaaagactaaagcaacacgaacccgtGAAACCAAAAACTAGGATGGTCTCATGTGCTCCAAAcggtaatcagatcctgctcaacatgtggcacccgtcgtagGATAAGATAGTTGTAAGATAGCTTGCTTTACATTGTAGatatgtgttttgattttggTGTACGTGAATGGACAGCATTCTGTAAATGACGgtgtaaatttcaaatatgttccGAATGTGGTAAGTATTACTCGATACttgcatatattttattgtatgtaaGGCTGTGATATCATTACTCAACTATTAAGTATGAATTTGTAGGCATTATGATTTCGAACGTTTTACCATCAAAAACGTTAATTGTGATACTCCATCttatttttcgttatttttttcatataaataaggccgttagttttctcgtttgaattgttttacattgtcacatcggggccttttatagctgactatgcggtatgggatttgctcattgttgaaggccgtacggtgacctatagttgttagtgtctgtgttattttggtctcttgtggacagttgtctcattggcaatcatgccacatctttttttatatgtaggaATGTTTCTTTAATTCAAAGTTTATCTGTAAACTAACTTGAAACTACTTAGgtaaggtaagcagatcctgctccaaatggacaccgtcatgttgcttatgttagTTAACACCCGGTGATGAggctaattcggtaggtcacatttggTGAAAAGTGGGCAGGATTGTGGTAagtcttttgtatttttttttcagaatcatCTTCTAGCTGTTAGAGTCCATCATGACTGCTACATGTATAACACTACGCAACAGGAACAACACGACATGCACGACACACTAACAATGATCGGCTTAGAGGTAatgtattattgttatattcgtctcaactcggccgattccgaaCCCTCATCCATAGATATCAATGGCTACCCTATTATATCTATGCCTCATGTAAAGATAGAAGGAGAGAAGCGGATTCTATACAAGCATTGCCGAATAGTATAATTGCTATTCGGACGACAATGTAGACCTAGATTAGTGATTTGCCTTAATTATATCATAAGTATTGTTAAGTattccttttttaattgtttgagaaTGGACTAATTTTGGTTTTTGCTCTATTTCTGCTTTCACTCTTCTGACCTTATTCAGAATAAGCGATAACCATATGGttttctgatatatatttatagtacTAGTATCCAATTGTGAACTGTACCACGCATAACTATACTGTTTGATTCTATTTAAGCCAGAAAGTCAGTGCGCCTTTTTAGGCAGTTTTCATGATTCTGaaatcaatgtatttttttggcgTATAGGAACTCCGCGCTTTGACATACAAAATGTGCTTACACCAAAATTAAAAAGGTGAGgggagaaaataaaaaagtccATGGGTGGAAAAGAACTCAAATACCTTTTTAATGACAGAAGATTTTTCGAGTTGGTCATTAAAGTCAGAAGAATGTCGATATCATATAACcttatatgtttataatttgcAGCAATTAAGACTCACgaatatctatataaaacacaTGCAAATTAGACAACATTCTAAGTAACACAGACCAAATGTTTTGATTGTGTACGATACACCCAGTACCAAACTGACCGTAATAAATGATTATTGAACTGATATAATATGCGCGCTTGAAATATATTAACCATACGGTCGTTCTGGTAATCGATGTAGAGGCGGATCCaactatttttaaaagggggagtcccaacccaggataaaaagggggttccaaccacatgtccccattcaaatgcattgatcgtccaaaaaaaggggttcAAAccttggatccgccactgcgaTGTCGTTTTACAAGTACGGACCGAAAGTATAGGTCAAAATTTTCGAAGACCTATTATCGCTAATTCGCTTTCATCATAATAATTATGATTAACAGCGGTGATATGAAACCAGATTTTAAAAAGCTCAGCTTCTCAAGCagttgatttattttaactaaaataaagaTTGTAACACCTgaacaagtacatgtacaaaactTATGTTAACTATTCTACTATTTTTAGCCGGGTTGTACCGCTTCGCATAAATTTACTTTGTAATCTCATTTTATTTACAGGCAAAAGTTTTGAAGATGATCGATGATCGTGCGACTTATTTCAAGACAGCATCTAAGGATCATTATAAACATGACCTCAGGCGGTTCAATCATTTCTGTCAACTAGGAAATTCTACACTTTGGGTCTTTAAAGGTCACGTGTTTTGATATCTGGTATTAAACAAgggtgcacacactgaaatgtctcaccttctttactaatcattaatattatgttgacagtcctaaatataaagctttattacaactatcacataaacttaacattaaccaagaaaactaaacattgaccaatgaaacatgaaaatgaggtcaatatTAGATGAACAATGCCAGGCAAaaatgtacagctaacaattcttccataaaacaaacatatttgacctattgcttatagtcaaagaaaaacagaccaaaacacaaaaacttaacccTGAGCAAAGAACCGTGAAAAAAGTGAGGTCTAGGTCAAATAAAATCTACCGGAAACTGATATATAGATCAtagaatatttccatacatcaaaatagttgacctattgcttaaagtactagaaaaaaagaccaaaactcaaaaacttaactttgaccctgtaccatgaaaatgaggtcaaagtcagatgaTACTGTCAGCTGGACACGTACAAC
Above is a window of Mytilus trossulus isolate FHL-02 chromosome 4, PNRI_Mtr1.1.1.hap1, whole genome shotgun sequence DNA encoding:
- the LOC134715556 gene encoding uncharacterized protein LOC134715556, with the protein product MGSPASDDEEPEIPTKVHVPHHLSEHLKVQSTGESIKSDKRPKSADAATRTVDSTQNSTQDLQHQYPLSNQARRSSLPPGLLESGEINSLCGQMLRYMGDEQYSMACSRHLRCMGDQLCYNYFIRNVIRSSGEFQHQNQNSHALTNSNSTPNLSKH
- the LOC134714009 gene encoding uncharacterized protein LOC134714009 codes for the protein MGHVANCCLIFKICVLILVYVNGQHSVNDGVNFKYVPNVNHLLAVRVHHDCYMYNTTQQEQHDMHDTLTMIGLEAKVLKMIDDRATYFKTASKDHYKHDLRRFNHFCQLGNSTLWVFKGHVF